A segment of the Lepus europaeus isolate LE1 chromosome X, mLepTim1.pri, whole genome shotgun sequence genome:
AAAAATGCATTGAATGCATGATTGGAATGGATGATGCTATAAGCATGCAGATCTCTCTGCCTACTCTTCTGTCTCCCTGGGAGTAACAATATGGCAAGCCAAAAAGGCTCATGGGAATGCATGTGTTCtctatttttagaaaacatttatgtatttatttatttgaaagagttacagagagggagagagaaaggtcttccatttgctggttcactccccagttggccgccatgggaaggactgagccaggtggaagccaggagccaggagcttcctccaggtctcccatgtgagtggcaggggcccaagtacgtgggccatcttccactgcttttcccaggccatagcagggaactggagcagctgggaaatgaactggcgtccacatgggttgctggtgtcacatGTGACAGCCTCATCTGCAGCATCGGCCGCTGTGTTCTCTGTTTTGTAAGAACAGTTCTTTATAGATGACACCCAAGATTGGTAGTTCTTAGAAGAGAGAATGGGGGGAGAGGGCCAGGAACAGGCTGGGCAGATGTGGAGGGGAGTCTGGCCATCTGTGGGGCACATGGTCAGGTGCACCCATAGAGGAAGGAGTCAGTGCTGaaatggaggggagggggggtccACAAGATGAACTCCACTTCCccaggctgtgctgtgctgtcttGAAAGCACCCATGGTGCACACGTGTGTCAGTGTTTATGTGTAAGGCTTTCTGTGGAGCGAAGGGAACACATGCGATTCTCCTACTGTTTGCAGCTTGCAGAACACCTACTTGGGTTTCTTGTTTCCCAATGCAGACAGAGTATACCAAGAGCCCAAGCACAACCCTCCCATCCAGCGTGTCTTCCTGCAGGTCCCTGTCATCCAGcgaggatggccccagtggtcACTCCAGCCTCTTGAACAAGGAGCTTGCCCGAAACTTGCAGGAGAGCGTCAAGCACCGCATCCTCTACCTGTCAGAGCAGCTGCGGGTGGAGAAGACCAGTCGGGATGAGAACACCATGGGCTACCTCAAGCTGGTGTCCAGAGCTGACCGGCACCAGGCCCCGTACATCCGGCAGGCCTTTGAGAAGGTGAACCAGCGCACCTCTGCCACCATCGCGCAGATCGAGCGAAGGCTCCGTCAGTGTCACCAGCAGCTGCGGGAGCTGGAGGAAGGctgcaggcccaaggactcagtGCTGAAGGCAGAGGGCAAGCTGGGCAACAGCTGTGAGTCCCCGACGCAGGACAGGAAGGAGAGCTTGGCCGCCAGCCTGCAGGATGGTGCGGAGAGCTGCTTTGCAGGCTCCCAGCCGGGGAAGTTCCCAGAGCCAAGGTGTGGGGCCCAGCATCGGAACTTGCTGTTGCACCAAGCCAAGGAAGAGCTGAAAGAAGTCAAGCAGCTCCCCTCTAGCCTGCAGGTGTCCTGTCAGAGCCTGAAGCACAAGTATCTGATGGACCTGCAGTTGTCTCTGGAGTCCCTGCAGGAGGAGAAATGCAGGTGAGGCAAGCCTTTCTCACACCGTGGTGTGGGGGACTAAGAGCAGGTGAGGGACAACCCCCAGGCCTCCGCTGTGGGACAGTGGGAGGGAGCGGGCTGCAGAGGCAGGGTGAGGGCACGTGGGAAGGACAGGTTCATGCTTCTGTTAGCCACTTGGCCCTGTGctgggcctgcacctgccttGCCCCTTGCTGGCAAATAAGGATGCAGCTGGgtgggccctgccaaggcagtaAGACAGCAGCTGCCCTTGACCACAGTAGGACAAGTCTGCAGCACCTGGTCCTAGTTAGGGACCTGCTGTGTTCTGGTGCTGTCTGCTGGGAAGCTCTGCCTGCCCCATCTCTCAGCCGTATGCCTCACTGAGCCAGGGCACGAGGTGGAGTATTGGATACTCTTGTCAAAAATGACTGCCTTCTGGTGAATGCTTTCTCTCCACCTCGAAGTGGCTTCATTTTATTCCCCTTACAGCAAGACTAGGGCCCACCGATTAGAAAAAGTGGAGGCATACTTGATCTCTCAGGGGACCCTCCCTACTCCTCTCGGGATCCTTCCTGAGGGCCCCGCGGCCCATCTCGCCACCATCTAGGCATCCTCCCGACAGCCCAGCCAGGGCGGGTGGTGCGGGCGAACCAGCGCTCCTGCCTTGTGCATGAACATGAGAGCTCTGCAGTCCTTTTAGTGTCTACATGTATGCGGACACCTCAGTAAGCTCATGGTGCTGTGGCCTGTGtagactgggcctctgcctgtggcgccagcacccacgtgggcaccggttcctgtcctggctcctcctcctctagcccagctccctgctaatgacctgggggaGCTGTGTGGGAGTGGCccggatgcttgggcccctgcacccacatggaggacccagaagaggctcctggctcctggctttagatcagcctggcttcagccattgcagccattttgggggtgaaccagtggatggaagacctctctttctctgtctctccctctctctgtggctctgcctttcagataagtgaataaaattttaaaaaagttcatggaaatggaattaacaggCAAGTGTATTCGGGTACAAAAAGTTGTGAAATCTAGCCCTACTTTTTTTTCGTAATATGcacttttcctaaagatttattttatttatttgaaaggcagagttacagagaggcagaggcagagagtgagcgagagcgagagcgagagcgagagagaggtcttccatctgctactttactccccagatggctacagcagctggaggtctgccgatctgaagtcaggagccaggagcctcctcctggtctcccacatgggtgcaggggcccaaagacttgggccagcttctactgctttcccaggccatagcagagagctggatgggaagtgaagcagctgggactcaacctggcacccatataggatgccggcactgcaggcagtggctttacccactacgccacagcaccggcccccttcatgaacttttttttttttttgacaggcagagtggacagtgagagagagagacagagagaaaggtcttccttttgccgttggttcaccctccaatggccgccgcggtaggcgcgctgcggccagcgcaccgcgccgatccgatggcaggagccaggggcttatcctggtctcccatggggtacagggcccaagcacttgggccatcctcctctgcactccctggccacagcagagagctggcctggaagaggggcaaccgggacaggatcggtgccccgaccgggactagaacccggtgtgccggcgccgcaaggcggaggattagcctagtaagccgcggcgccggccatcttcatgaactttttgaagactccttgtttATATGGGTTTCCAAATTTTtagatcaaaataaacttttttagttcagtcttccatgagctttctttttaaatcatgttTATTAGGCAATAGtttgtaatttataaaaaatattatactggggtcagcactgtggcttaatgggtaaagccgctgcctgcagtgccagcatcccatatgggtactagtttgagtctcggctgctccacttccgatgcaactctctgctatggtgtgggaaagcaatagaagatggcccaagtcctgcaacCGCGTGGGGAACCCAGaggatactcctggctcctggcttcggttcatctcagctccagccgttgtggcaacttggggagtgaaccagcagatggaagacctctctctttctctctacctctgcctctctgtaactctgcctttcaagtgaataaataaatctttaaaaataaaaaaataaaaaattacccTGACATACACAAACTTTCCTGAAAATGGTAATTAAAAACAACTGCTACTACCCCCTCACGTTCAATCTAGATTGGTTTAATCTTGAAGTGTAATCTGATAATAATGagcaccaggccggcgccgtggcttaacaggctaatcctccggcttgcggcgccggcacactgggttctagttccagttggggcgctggattctatcccggttgcccctcttccaggccagctctctgctgtggcccgggagggcagtggagaatggcccaagtgcttgggccctgcacccgcatgggagaccaggagaagcacctggctcctggcttcggatcagcgcgatgcgccggctgcagcagctgtccacggcaaaaggaagacctttctctctgtctctcactatccactctgcctgtcaaaaaaaaaaaaaaaaaaaaaaaaaaaaaaaaaaaaaaaaaaaagaacaccaaaGCTTCAAGTCCTGGACAAGATGAAATATTTGTAAGCCTTCTGGATACTCGGATTGATTGATATTAATAAGGGAACCAGTTTTTGATGTTGTAAAAGAAATGTGTTCATCTCCAATGGCAATTTTAAGCTCCTGCCAGCCCACTCAGTCAGCAGGGGGCTGCAAAGCAACATCTTCTTTGGTCATTTTACCATCATCAATTATTCTCTTCAGCTCCTCCATCTCCCTTTTCTGTACCTAAGCCTCTTTTCCAATCGTGACGTAATTTTTGTAATTTGTTACTGCTGGcatatctcagtttcctgttggGTCGGAACTCAACCTCCAGGAACGCGTGGCCAAACCTGTCCTTGTGATGTACATAGTGGCATAGAGAAGTCACTCTCCATGGCTGGTAAAAAGCAACCAAGAATGAACTTTAGAGCAAACCATACCGCTACAGTCTGCATCCAGCGCTGATGTTTAGccatgaactttcttttttttttttttttttttgatttttgacaggcagagtggacagtagagggagacagagagaaaggtcttcctttttgccattggttcaccctccaatggccgccgcagctggcgcgctgcagccagcgcaccgcgctgatccgaagccaggagccaggtgcttattctggtctccaatagggtgcagggcccaaggacttgggccatcctgcactgcactccctggccacagcagagagctggcctggaagaggggcaaccgggacaggatcggtgccccgaccgggactagaacccggtgtgctggcgccgcaaggtggaggattagcctgttaagccacggcgccgaccgaactttctttttaatatttatttatttgacggagggagggaggggaggagggagagagagagagagagagagagcgcttcccaGTTTGCCAGTTTACTCCAGAAATGCTGGGGGGCTgggactgagtcaggccaaacctgggagctaggaactcaacctaggtctcccatgtaggtgacaggaacccaattacttcagccgtcatggctgcttcccagggtctgcataggAGGAAACAAGtcagagctaggaatcaaacccgggaaccctgatgtgggatgcatgcGTCTTAAGCCATGTCCTAAATGCTAGACTAAACTACACCTGCccca
Coding sequences within it:
- the TEX28 gene encoding testis-specific protein TEX28: MVLKTEYTKSPSTTLPSSVSSCRSLSSSEDGPSGHSSLLNKELARNLQESVKHRILYLSEQLRVEKTSRDENTMGYLKLVSRADRHQAPYIRQAFEKVNQRTSATIAQIERRLRQCHQQLRELEEGCRPKDSVLKAEGKLGNSCESPTQDRKESLAASLQDGAESCFAGSQPGKFPEPRCGAQHRNLLLHQAKEELKEVKQLPSSLQVSCQSLKHKYLMDLQLSLESLQEEKCRRAVLEEQVNEHLQGYLDEIYHLKQNLAATEEKMAYLSYERAKEIWEVMETFKSRISRLEALERVTQLEMTENLRSRPREFLFIFMSLLLTLATVLLVLVSTVCACPLSLVNSRLRTCTILVLLGLGALVWQKRHAIPTTAWQAWMPSRWRLDAKDSKPPPGGS